In a genomic window of Scyliorhinus torazame isolate Kashiwa2021f chromosome 5, sScyTor2.1, whole genome shotgun sequence:
- the LOC140422721 gene encoding uncharacterized protein, which translates to MEKPWKCEDCGKGFTAPHELARHQHSHTGERPFTCSHCEKGFTDFYSLRRHERVHTGERPFTCSDCGKGFTQLSNLQTHQRVHTGERPFTCSQCEKGFIDIGRLRRHERVHTGERPFTCSQCEKGFTNIGRLRRHERVHTGERPFICTVCDMGFTRLHHLQTHQRVHTGERPYICTVCDKGFTQLSSLQRHQRVHTGERPYICSVCDKGFTQLSGLRSHNVTHTKSRPFKCSDCRRGFKSSWLLMSHQRIHTEERPFSCSLCTKRFQTSSTLRRHQRVHTGKKPFTCSHCGEGFTLSSNMLRHQRVHK; encoded by the coding sequence atggagaaaccatggaaatgtgaggattgtgggaagggattcacagccccacacgagctggcaaggcatcaacacagtcacactggagagaggccgttcacctgctctcactgtgaaaagggattcactgactttTACAGCctacggagacacgaacgagttcacactggggagagaccgttcacctgctctgactgtgggaagggattcactcagttatccaacctgcagacacaccagcgagttcacactggagagaggcctttcacctgctctcagtgtgaaaagggattcattgacattggcagactgcggagacacgaacgagttcacactggagagagacctttcacctgctctcagtgtgaaaagggattcactaacattggcagactgcggagacacgaaagagttcacaccggggagaggccattcatctgcactgtgtgtgatatgggattcactcggttacaccacctgcagacacaccagcgagttcacaccggggagaggccgtacatctgcactgtgtgtgataagggattcactcaattatccagcctgcagagacaccagcgagttcacacgggggagaggccgtacatctgctctgtgtgtgataagggattcactcaattatccggcctgcgtagccacaatgtcactcacaccaagagcaggccctttaaatgctctgactgcaggaggggtttcaaaagctcttggctactgatgtcccaccagcgcattcacaccgaggagagaccgttcagctgctctctctgcacaaagaggtttcaaacatcatccacattgcggagacaccagcgagttcacactggaaagaagccattcacctgctctcactgtggggagggattcactctgtcgtccaacatgctgagacaccaaagggttcacaagtga